The genomic interval ACTCGGGCCTCTCGGCCGCCACCACGGCTCCGCCGACCAGCGCGAACGGCCCGCGCGCGCACAGACCGCACTGCTCCACGCACGCGTACTTCCTCACCGTCACGCCCGGGCGCTCGGCGCGAACGCGCTCAATGGCCTCTCGCACCCCTGTGGGCGCGTTTTTCACGCACCATTCCAGATCCACGTTCATCCTCTATCTCTCCCGGCGCCTGGCCTTCACGTGTCTCCACGCCCAGTACAGGCCGGCGGCCATCACAAGGCTCACCGTGATCCAGCTGAGCCCCGACTGCACGTGCTTCATCATCTCGTCCATATTTTCGCCGAACCAGTAGCCAAACGCGAGCCAAGCTCCGCACCACACCATCGAACCAACGATCGAGTAGAGCGCAAACGTCGCGTACGGCATCTCGGACAGCGCCGCGGCGTACGTGCTGAGCGAGCGGATGCCGGGCAGGAACCGGCCGGGGATGAGGACGAGCCAGGCGTAGCGATCGAGCAAGCCGCCGGTATGCTGAAGGCGTGTTTCGTTGAGCAGGTGAAGCCGGTACAGCGGGTTGAGCAGCAGCGATTCGAAGCGGCGCGTGAGAAGGAAGACGATGGTCACGCCGGTGAAATACCCGAGCGCGCTGAGGCTGAAGACGGCTGGCGCCCGCATGGTTCCGAGCGCAATGGCGTAACCGTAAAAAGCCAGAAACACGTCACCTGGGAACGGGAGGCCGAGGCCCTCCATCACCATGGCGGCGTACGTGCCTGGGTAGCCCAGCAAGAGGAGGCCTGCGTTGATTGACTGCAGCATCTCTCGGATGGCGTCCACATGTCCACCCCGCTTCCGTCGTGGGCCACAGGCCCTAATGGATGTCTATGGACAAGAAGCGCGGCTCATGATTGACGCGGACCTCGGCGGCTGTCATTGTTATGGTATTGGCAACGGCAACGACTCGGCGCGGTGGAAGGAGGGGATGTCGGGATGGACGAGTTCGCGCTGATTCAAGCGCTTGTCGCGAAGCTTCCGCCGCCGGGTGCGGACGTGATGGTTCCCATCGGCGATGATTGCGCGGTGGTGGATGGCGGCGGTCGCTTGGCCGTGACGACGGACGCGGTTGTCGAGGGCGTGCACTTTCGGCGCGACACGATGTCCCCGCCGCAGATGGGCTATCGGGCCATGGCGGCCGCGGTGAGCGACATCGCGGCCATGGGCGGGCAGCCGGCCTGGATTACGGTCGCACTCGCCGTGCCGCCGTCCTGGCCGCAGGAAGACGTGGTGGCCATCTACGACGGCGTTTCTGAAGCGGCTGCGGC from Alicyclobacillus acidocaldarius subsp. acidocaldarius DSM 446 carries:
- a CDS encoding YuzB family protein; this encodes MNVDLEWCVKNAPTGVREAIERVRAERPGVTVRKYACVEQCGLCARGPFALVGGAVVAAERPECLAQRLLAAIDEATGGIGHSRLPST
- a CDS encoding DedA family protein; protein product: MLQSINAGLLLLGYPGTYAAMVMEGLGLPFPGDVFLAFYGYAIALGTMRAPAVFSLSALGYFTGVTIVFLLTRRFESLLLNPLYRLHLLNETRLQHTGGLLDRYAWLVLIPGRFLPGIRSLSTYAAALSEMPYATFALYSIVGSMVWCGAWLAFGYWFGENMDEMMKHVQSGLSWITVSLVMAAGLYWAWRHVKARRRER